GTTTTTCAACTAGGTTGAGCCATGACGTATCTATTCCACACGCTTATTCACCAGACATATCCGAGCCCATCTGCGTGGTCGCAATCGCTCCTTTTGGGCTTCATTGGGAATCAGAAGAAGCAATTGTCTGTCTGGTTTTTCTGGTGATCAGTCCAAAAGATGATCCCGAAATCCACTTAAATATACTTGCTGAAATTGCTAGAATTGCATCAGATAATTCGATTGTACACGAACTGCTTCGGAGTGAGACGTCCCAAAGTTTCATGGAAAAGTTGCAGAAAGCCCGAAC
This DNA window, taken from SAR324 cluster bacterium, encodes the following:
- a CDS encoding PTS sugar transporter subunit IIA, with product FSTRLSHDVSIPHAYSPDISEPICVVAIAPFGLHWESEEAIVCLVFLVISPKDDPEIHLNILAEIARIASDNSIVHELLRSETSQSFMEKLQKARTLLSD